CTCCCCGTCCTTGACCCACGGATGCCAGCTTGAGCCCGGGGTTCCGTCCGGATTGTACTTGTGCAGGAAATAGCCCCCCGTGGTCAGGGTTCTGGCAGCGAAGCGGAAGAAGGCCGCGGTAATCCCGCTGAACCCGGCCAGGTCCAGGGCGTAGGCGACCAGCGCGCCGTCACGCGGCCAGACATAGGAGTAGTGATCGCGGTTGGTGGCCAGGATATCGGTATCGTTGGCGGCCAGGATCCCGCCCCGGTTGTCGATCTGGCTCCGCGTGACAAGGAGACTGCGCTTCAGGTGACGGGCGAGATGCTCCGGCAACAAGCCGAGTTTCAAGCGGGATGACGAAAGCCAGCTCCGCCAGTAGGCCACCGTCTCCCGCATGAGGCTTTCCAGGCCCCGTTCCCGCACAAGGGCATCCAGCCTGCGCACCTCATCCAGGCTACGCCCGGCGGCGATCCAGAACAGGATTTCGGCGTGGCCACCGGGTTCAACGGGGACAACGAAGGCCATAGATGAATCCACCGATCCCTGGTCAATGGCTTTGCCTTCCAGATGCCCGTCCTCTGCGTCCAGGCGCCCGCGGCCCCGCGGACCGCGCCTCTTGTGTACTCCGTACTGCGCCACGCCTCCGCGGGCGCTACGGCCGTTGACCAGGATGTAGTAATCGCGGCGGTAATGGCACATCCCCCCGGTCTCCGGGTCGTACAGGGCGGTGTTCCCGACGTCGCTCCCACCTACGTAAAAGTCGTTGTAGAAAAAGACCCGGAGCTCGCGCCGGTGGTTACAAAGGTTCTTAACCTCGATCCGCTTGAGGTAAAGGTCGTGAAAGGGGTACACGGCGTCCGCTATGGATAACGCCAAGCCCATGTCCACGTTTCGAGCCCGGATGTCAGTAACCGGGGCGTCCTCGGTATAGCCCAGCCGTTTCTGCCACCGCGGCTGGTGGATCCAGGAGAAGCAGCCGTCATCCCAAAAGCCGATCGCGCACCGGTGACCGGCGATGTGATTTTCCATGCCGACGTACGGATAGTAAAGATCCCGCATATAGAGAGCTTCGTCAAAGTTAACCATTAGGTTGCCGTTACTTAATACGAGCGGTCGCGGCAAAGGCCCGTCCCCCAGATTTTTAAAACGGTGTTTTTAATTAAAGGTCCGAAACCAGGGGAATAATACTATCAGCCCATTGGGTGCTTTTATTATTCTTACACCCGGAAGACAGAAAGTTTTCCGTTAAATTAAGGGGGAAGGGCTTGATGACCGCTCTCATCTGGGTGTTGGGAGTCTTCCTGGCCCTGGTTGTGGCTGTTTTTTTATGGGTGCGTCCGCGCCCCGAAAAAGTTGACAGCCACGGGC
The sequence above is a segment of the Thermoanaerobacterales bacterium genome. Coding sequences within it:
- a CDS encoding glycoside hydrolase family 15 protein, producing the protein MPRPLVLSNGNLMVNFDEALYMRDLYYPYVGMENHIAGHRCAIGFWDDGCFSWIHQPRWQKRLGYTEDAPVTDIRARNVDMGLALSIADAVYPFHDLYLKRIEVKNLCNHRRELRVFFYNDFYVGGSDVGNTALYDPETGGMCHYRRDYYILVNGRSARGGVAQYGVHKRRGPRGRGRLDAEDGHLEGKAIDQGSVDSSMAFVVPVEPGGHAEILFWIAAGRSLDEVRRLDALVRERGLESLMRETVAYWRSWLSSSRLKLGLLPEHLARHLKRSLLVTRSQIDNRGGILAANDTDILATNRDHYSYVWPRDGALVAYALDLAGFSGITAAFFRFAARTLTTGGYFLHKYNPDGTPGSSWHPWVKDGEPQLAIQEDETGLVLWALWHHYLRQGDFEFMASLYPSLVCPAADFLAEYRDPLTGLPAESYDLWEERRGVFTFTVAAVCAGLTAAAGIAAMVGDGRSQDTWYRAAEEIRQGLQRYLYSPRLGRFLRGLTRGAGGELVPDGTLDASLWGVFGFGVLPAEHPYVMATMQAIADGLTVKTDVGGVARYTGDYYFRHSDDISKVPGNPWFICTLWLADWYIARAHSEAELAPALELLEWCCRHSGPTGHFAEQLHPYTGEPLSVSPLTWSHATFCHVTAHYLGKLEELRAGLRLS